In Aegilops tauschii subsp. strangulata cultivar AL8/78 chromosome 3, Aet v6.0, whole genome shotgun sequence, one genomic interval encodes:
- the LOC109760378 gene encoding uncharacterized protein: MAQPRQQQRQRRLIAALLVLLSLCCLARLGAAASAARTDPGRKDGAATALDKAESQEEEAAPGFTVTTVQEQGRGRGPVRVVMEVDIEDYPRYGANGRHNPEGPHP; encoded by the exons ATGGCGCAGCCGCGGCAGCAGCAACGACAACGGCGCCTCATCGCGGCGCTCCTGGTGCTCCTCTCCCTCTGCTGCCTTGCTCGCCTCGGCGCCGCGGCTTCTGCAG CGAGGACTGACCCTGGCCGGAAGGATGGAGCGGCAACTGCGCTGGACAAGGCCGAGTCACAG gaggaggaggcagcgccCGGGTTCACGGTGACCACCGTGCAGGAGCAAGGGCGAGGGCGAGGACCGGTGAGGGTGGTGATGGAGGTCGACATCGAGGACTATCCCCGGTATGGCGCCAATGGTCGGCACAACCCGGAGGGTCCGCACCCGTGA